The genomic segment CTGGATAAATCCGTAAACCTCGTCGCGATAAGCCGGGGGTAGGAAAAGCTTCTCGAACCTGCTAAAATCCGAGGTGAAAAAATCTCTCGATCCGTCCTCGCGTTCCTTTCCCAGATAGGCGTCGAGGAGCCGTTCATATACAATCAATCCCGGCGCAACCAACAGAAAGTTCTTCGAATATCTTCCGCTTGGTGTGTTTTCATCTTTTGTATTGAGATATTGCCAGATCAGGAGGGCATGGAGCACCCATGTTTTCCCTGTTCCGGTCGCCATTTTCATGCAGTACTTTGGGTGGCTGAACTTGTCCTTTTTCAAATAGCTCAGATCCATTTCCGCAAGGATTTCGCTATCCACCGCAGCATACAGGTCAAACACCGATTCAGATTTCACTATCTCATGCGCATAAATGGTGTTCAGAATCGCCTGTTTCTGTCCGGGATGGAAATTCACCGACCGCTGCTGACAGAAGGCATCGGTGAACCAGAACCGCAGGAGGTCGCGGGTAACCGGCGTTGCCTTTTCCAGAAACTCCCCGCTCTCCAAGGCGACATTAACCATTTGGGACAGCCTGTTGGCGAATTTGAGCGGCACATCACGCGTCCCTGTATTCAGCGCAATAGACATTATCCCACCTCCTGAATAACCACACTCTCAAAGCCGAATACATCTACCGCCTTCACACAGATTTTCCGCTTTCCCCGCACCTTTGGGGCCATCAGCTTCGTTTCAGTCACCACATGGTAACGGTCTGAATCGTTGGCGGTATTCTCACGGTAATCCTGCCATTTGCTCCGGAATGTCTCGCCGTCATAGTCCGGGTCAAGCGACCAGTATTCGATCAGCGCCAGCGGGTCCTTCTCCATAATTTCCTGAAGCTTAATTTTGTTCTCCTCATCGAGCGGCAGGGCGTCCGGCGAGAGGAGCACATAGTTGTCCAGTTCCACAGTCAGTTCGTCTATGTCCGAGGAATAGCTGCGTGATTTCGGAGGCTTTATGGAGAGATATTGCAGAGAGGAGAAACGCACCGCACCGGTCTTGAGCAGCTTTTCATACCCGGCTTTCGTTTTCAGCTTGTCGAGAAGATCGGGAGGAATTACAAGCACTTCCAACTTATCGTCATTGAGAGCCTGTATCTGGGCGGCGATATCGAACACAAAATTCCATCCCAGCACAATGACCTTGCCCCATCCTCCAAGAAAACCTTCCCGCAGTTCCTGCGCCCGTTTCAGCGTAGCGTATCCGGTAAGCTTCGAGGGGGAATCCACCATAACCAGCGTACTCGTTCCCTTGAGATGCCCCAGGTTACGGTTCGGGTTGTCCTCGTCCGGGAACGGAATAGCGCCGTAGAGGCTGAGCACCACCTGCGCCAGGTCGCCAATCCGTCGGAAAAGACGGCTTGATGTGAACGCTTCCTTCTGGTAGTCCCCGATTGATTGATAGAAAAACGGCTTGGCATTCTGGTCGATGAGCCGTTTGCGGGTGATCATGATGGCAGGTTTGCCGATGTCGGACATGACCCAGCGGCGGCCTAACTTTTCGGCGACCGCACCCGTGGTGCCGGAACCGGAGAAGAAATCGGCGACTAGATTTCCTTCAGGACATGAAGCATCAATTATTCTTCTTAAAAGCCCTTCGGGTTTTTGAGTATCATAGCTTAATCTTTCGGAACTATTTGCTGATAGTGGAGATGTTTCATCATATTCCCAAATACTTTCTTCAGACCAAAGATCTCCTAAATAATTACCTTTTTTTTCATCTAAATATCTTTTGACTCTTGGTAATCCATTTTTTGTAAAGATTATCAACCCCCTTGCCAACCCCTCATCGATTTTGTCTTGTCCCCAAATCCAATGTTTGCCTGACGGAGGAGGAATAACTAATTCACCAAATTTTTTTTCTTGACCTTGCCCTTTTTGAGTAAAATCAAATGAACCATATCTTCTTCCAGTATTTTCTTCAATGTATGGATAATTCTTTT from the Candidatus Latescibacter sp. genome contains:
- a CDS encoding site-specific DNA-methyltransferase; translation: MSLIDELPKIVAEGKKEVERILERLSSPNKLTLQTNELVLPSKDKSGLFRGQVPVFKPTARENLGDPQLELAGIPHHSDQQSFSIDLGSEWVNRLVYGDNLLVMQALLAGDPATGLPSMRGKIDLIYIDPPFDSKADYRTKVTLPGTTIEQKPTVIEQAAYSDTWKDGTVSYLQMMYPRLALMRELLSDKGSIYVHIDWHVGHYVKVMMDEIFGKGNFRDEITWRKLSAAKSQSNFFSNVKDSILFYSKANIVYFKGQYTQSTEDEKNYPYIEENTGRRYGSFDFTQKGQGQEKKFGELVIPPPSGKHWIWGQDKIDEGLARGLIIFTKNGLPRVKRYLDEKKGNYLGDLWSEESIWEYDETSPLSANSSERLSYDTQKPEGLLRRIIDASCPEGNLVADFFSGSGTTGAVAEKLGRRWVMSDIGKPAIMITRKRLIDQNAKPFFYQSIGDYQKEAFTSSRLFRRIGDLAQVVLSLYGAIPFPDEDNPNRNLGHLKGTSTLVMVDSPSKLTGYATLKRAQELREGFLGGWGKVIVLGWNFVFDIAAQIQALNDDKLEVLVIPPDLLDKLKTKAGYEKLLKTGAVRFSSLQYLSIKPPKSRSYSSDIDELTVELDNYVLLSPDALPLDEENKIKLQEIMEKDPLALIEYWSLDPDYDGETFRSKWQDYRENTANDSDRYHVVTETKLMAPKVRGKRKICVKAVDVFGFESVVIQEVG